The genomic DNA CATGGGGCGGGCCATGGCGTTTGATCTCGAGGCGCATCGCGGCGGGCGGGCGCTGTTGCCGGAAAACACCCTGCCGGCCTTCGCCAACGCGTTGTCGATGGGCGTCGACACGCTGGAGCTCGACGCCGGCGTGACCGCGGACGGCGAGATCATCGTGTCGCATGAGCGCGGGCTCAATCCTGATCTCACGCGCAACGCCGACGGCGCGTATATTCCCGCGCCCGGCACGCCTTTCGTGAAGCTGCGGCTGGAGGAGGTCAAGACCTACGACGTCGGCCAGATCCGGCCGGACAGCAACTATGCGAAGCAATTCCCCGACCAGCGCGCCATGCCGGGGACGCGCATTCCGACGCTGGGCGAGCTGTTCGCGCTGGTGCGGAAATCCGGCAACGCGCGGGTGCGATTCAACATCGAGACCAAGATCGACCCGAACCATCCGGACGACACGCTCGATCCGCAAGCCTTTGTCACGAAGCTGCTTGGGCTGATCCGGTCCGAGGCGTTTTCCGACAGGGTCATGATCCAGTCCTTCGACTGGAGGACCTTGCAGCTCGTCCAGCAGCAGGCACCGAAGATCCCGACGGTGTACCTGACGCTCCAGCGCGGCTCGGGGCAGACGGTGGCGCTGGACAAGGCGACGAACTGGACCGCTGGCTTCAGCCCGGCCGATCACGGCGGCTCGCTGCCGCGGACGATCAAGGCAGCAGGCGGCGCGATCTGGTCGCCCTATTTCGGCGATGTCACCGCTGCGCTCGTTTCCGAAGCTCGAGCGCTCGGATTGCGCGTGGTGGTGTGGACGGTCAACAAGCGTGAGGACATGGCGCGGATGATCGAGCTCGGCGTCGACGGGATCATCTCGGATCGCCCGGATCTGCTGCGACAGGTGGCGGGCGAGAAGGGAATTGCGCTGCCGGCGGGGACGCCGGTCGAGCCGTAGAAGCCTCTCGCCTTGTAGCCCGGATGGAGCGAAGCGCAATCCGGGAGAAGTGCCCACCACGCACGAGCGGCCCCGGATTACGCTTCGCTCCATCCGGGCTACGAAGTTACGAAGTGGCCCTATTCCCCGTCCCGCAAGCGCCGGTACAGCGCGCCCAGGATGTTGGAATAGTCGTCCGTCCAGACCCGCACCCTGTCGTCGGCTTCGGTCTGCTCCCAGGACTTGGATGAGGCAAGCCGGCCGATATCTGCTTCCTCCCGCGCGGAGATGACGACGTCGGTGGAGAAGATGTAGTCACCATCCCGCCCGGAATCCTCGTTGAAGACCCAGCTCTTGAGATCGTTGGCATCCGCAATGCCGACCACGACGGTCTCGAGATCGAGATGCCGGTTGGAGACGTGCATCACCACGGCGCCATGCGGCGCGAGCTTGTCCTTATAGATCTTCATCGCCTCTTCGGTGGCGAGATGAATCGGGATCGCATCCGACGAATAGGCATCGACGATGATGAGGTCGTAGGCGCCGTCGGGCTCCTTGGCAAAGGTGAGCCGCGCATCGCCGATCACCGGCTTCATGTCCGGCATGCAGCTCGAGATGTAGCGGAAATTCTTGGGGTCACGCGCCGCATCCACCATCGACTGGTCGATCTCGAAGAATTTCCAGTCCTCGCCAGGCACTGCGGCACACGCGAGCGTGCCGGAGCCGACGCCGATCGCGGCGACCTTGAGCGGCGTGCCCTTGCGTTCGCGGATCGCGCTGACGGCCTGACCGATGCCGCCGTCCTTGTGGTAATAGGTGATCGGCTCGGGGCGGCCCGCGACCGGCGTGCCGTCATTATTGCGGAAGCGTTCGGCGCCGTGGATGGTGGTGCCGTGCATCAGCACATGGAAATAGCCGCCGGGCGTCACCACGATCTTGTGCACGCCGAAGAAGCTGCGCACCGTCGTGACGCGGCCCTCGTCCGCGGGATAGACGCGGATCAACGCCAGCGCGAGCACGACGGTGGCAAAGATCTTCCAGCGTCCGGCATTGAGCGCCAGCGCAAGCAGCGCGGCAAGCACGCCGACGCCGCCAGCGACCCAGACGCGGTGATCCTCGAACCAGGTCGACAGATTCCCGGTGGCGTATGACGGCGCGACGAGCGCGATCGCAAGCGCGGCGAGCCCCAGCCAATACCATTTGACGACACCGGCAAACCGCTCGTTTGCGGCCGGCCGGCACAGCGCAGCAAGCGCGACCAGGATCGGATATTCGGCGATCCAGGAGAAGGTGAAGGGCGCGACGAGGCCGGCAAAAAGCCCGCCGACCATGCCGCCGAACGACAGCGCGACATAGAAGCCGGTGAGATATTTGGCTGCGGGGCGGGTCCGTGCCAGCTCGCCGTGGCAGGCCATGGCGATGACGAAGAAGCACAATTGATGGCCGCCGAGCGTCAGCAGCAGATTCTGCTCGCCGCCGAAGGCGAGCAGAACGACGACGCCTGCGATCGCGACCGGCTGCAGCATCAGCATCCATTTGTGCGGCAGCAGCGGCCGCGACTGGAACACCACGACCCAGGTGAGCAGATACAGCGACAGCGGCAGCACCCACAGCAGCGGCGCCGCCGCAACGTCGGTCGAGATGTGCGCGGTGACGGCGATGAGCAGACCCGACGGCACCGCGGCCAGGAAGATCCAGCGCAGCCGCGTCAGGAACGCCGGCGCTGGCGCATTGATGTCCTCGGTTTTCGGGTCGACCACCGCCAGCTTCGGCGAGCGCAACAACAGCGCACCGCAGGCGGCGATCAAGAGAATCAGGACGCCATAACCGGCAGTCCAGAGCCGGTTCTGCATGTGCAGTGTGAACGCCGGCTCCAGCAGGAACGGATAGGACAGCAGCGCGAGGAAGCTGCCGATGTTGGAGGAGGCATAGAGGAAATAGGGATCATGTCCGGCCGGATGGCCGGTGCGGACGAACCAGGCCTGCAACAGCGGATTGTTGGCGGCGAGCGCAAAGAACGGCAGGCCGATCGAGACCACGAACAGGCCGAGCAGCCAGAACGCATAACCGGACGCCGGCGGCTCGCCATAGGCCGAGGCGATACCGAGAGGCAGCGTGGCAAAGGCCGCGATCAGCAGCACCAGATGCACGGCCACCGGAACGACGCGGCTCCTCGCCTGCATCAACAGATGCGCATAGGCATAGCCCGCCAGCAGCAGCGACTGAAAGAACACCATCGCCACCGACCACACCGCCGGCGAGCCGCCGAGCCGCGGCAGCACCATCTTCGTGAACAGCGGCTGCACCGAGAACAGCAGCAGCGCGCTGACGAAGATCGCAGCGGTGTAGACCGTCAGCAGCAGCCGGTTGCGCGAGGCGGACGGCTGCTCCGTGGCGGCGGGTTGCACGATCGAATCCATGGAAGCTCCGGCTCAAGACCCGGCGGGCGCCGGACGCGCGCAATGGAGCACAAGGCGCCTGAACGGGCAATAAAGGGGCGCGTGATGTTGCAGCGAGGATTGCTTGATATAGAGATGTCATTCCGGGTCTGGTCCTTCGGACCATCCCGGAATGACGGTGGAACAATTTGAATCTCTCATGACCGAAACCGACGTCGTCATCATCGGCGCTGGCCATAACGGCCTCACCTGCGCGGCCTATCTCGCGATGGCGGGCCTACGCGTGCGCGTGGTCGAGCGCCGCAAGGTCGTCGGGGGTGCCGCGGTCACGGAGGAGTTTCACCCGGGATTCCGCAATTCGGTCGCGGCCTATACCGTGAGCCTGCTCAATCCGCAGGTGATCCGCGATCTCAAGCTCACTGAACAGGGCCTGCGCATCGTCGAACGGCGTGCCCAGAACTTCCTGCCCGCGCCCGACGGCAGCTATCTCCTCACCGGCGAGGGCCGGACGAAGGCATCGGTCGAGCGGTTGAGTGCGCATGACGCAGGCGCGCTCGACGGGTTTTCACGCGAGCTGGAAGACATCGCCGACGTGCTCAGGCAGTTCGTGCTGCGGGCGCCGCCGAACCTCGTCGACGGCTTTGGCACCGCGGCCATCCGCGAAGGCGTCAACGCCTGGAAGACTGCCAATATCCTGCGCGGCCTCACGCTGGAGCAGAGCCGCAGCCTGCTCGATCTCTTCACCCGCTCGGCCGGCGAGATGCTGGACGAGCGCTTCGAGCATGATCTGGTCAAGGCGCTGTTCGGGTTCGATGCCATCGTCGGCAACTATGCCAGCCCCTACGCCGCCGGCTCGGCCTATGTGATGCTGCATCACGCCTTCGGCGAGGTGAACGGCAAGAAGGGTGTCTGGGGTCACGCCATCGGCGGCATGGGCGCGATCACGCAGGCGATGGCGCGCGCGGCGCGCGAGCGCGGCGTCGTGATCGACACGGATGCCGGCGTGCGCGAGGTGATCGTCGAGCGCGACCGCGCGGTCGGCATCGTGCTGGAGAACGGCGAGACGATCCGCGCGAAATATGTCGCGGCCAACGTCAATCCAAAGCTGCTCTACTCGCGTCTGATCGCAGCCGAGGCCCTGCCTGCGGACTTCCTCGCCCGTATCCGGCACTGGAAGAACGGCTCCGGCACCTTCCGCATGAACGTGGCGCTGGATCGCCTGCCCTCCTTCACGGCGCTGCCGGGCGAAGGCGACCATCTCTCGTCCGGCATCATCCTGGCGCCGAGCCTCGACTATATGGACCGCGCCTATCTCGACGCGCGGGCGGAAGGCTGGAGCCGCTCGCCCGTCGTCGAGATGCTGATCCCCTCCACGCTCGACGACACGCTGGCGCCCGCGGGACGG from Bradyrhizobium sp. CCBAU 53351 includes the following:
- a CDS encoding glycerophosphodiester phosphodiesterase; the protein is MPSRATTILTVLSVLIMGRAMAFDLEAHRGGRALLPENTLPAFANALSMGVDTLELDAGVTADGEIIVSHERGLNPDLTRNADGAYIPAPGTPFVKLRLEEVKTYDVGQIRPDSNYAKQFPDQRAMPGTRIPTLGELFALVRKSGNARVRFNIETKIDPNHPDDTLDPQAFVTKLLGLIRSEAFSDRVMIQSFDWRTLQLVQQQAPKIPTVYLTLQRGSGQTVALDKATNWTAGFSPADHGGSLPRTIKAAGGAIWSPYFGDVTAALVSEARALGLRVVVWTVNKREDMARMIELGVDGIISDRPDLLRQVAGEKGIALPAGTPVEP
- a CDS encoding fused MFS/spermidine synthase — encoded protein: MDSIVQPAATEQPSASRNRLLLTVYTAAIFVSALLLFSVQPLFTKMVLPRLGGSPAVWSVAMVFFQSLLLAGYAYAHLLMQARSRVVPVAVHLVLLIAAFATLPLGIASAYGEPPASGYAFWLLGLFVVSIGLPFFALAANNPLLQAWFVRTGHPAGHDPYFLYASSNIGSFLALLSYPFLLEPAFTLHMQNRLWTAGYGVLILLIAACGALLLRSPKLAVVDPKTEDINAPAPAFLTRLRWIFLAAVPSGLLIAVTAHISTDVAAAPLLWVLPLSLYLLTWVVVFQSRPLLPHKWMLMLQPVAIAGVVVLLAFGGEQNLLLTLGGHQLCFFVIAMACHGELARTRPAAKYLTGFYVALSFGGMVGGLFAGLVAPFTFSWIAEYPILVALAALCRPAANERFAGVVKWYWLGLAALAIALVAPSYATGNLSTWFEDHRVWVAGGVGVLAALLALALNAGRWKIFATVVLALALIRVYPADEGRVTTVRSFFGVHKIVVTPGGYFHVLMHGTTIHGAERFRNNDGTPVAGRPEPITYYHKDGGIGQAVSAIRERKGTPLKVAAIGVGSGTLACAAVPGEDWKFFEIDQSMVDAARDPKNFRYISSCMPDMKPVIGDARLTFAKEPDGAYDLIIVDAYSSDAIPIHLATEEAMKIYKDKLAPHGAVVMHVSNRHLDLETVVVGIADANDLKSWVFNEDSGRDGDYIFSTDVVISAREEADIGRLASSKSWEQTEADDRVRVWTDDYSNILGALYRRLRDGE
- a CDS encoding NAD(P)/FAD-dependent oxidoreductase, which codes for MTETDVVIIGAGHNGLTCAAYLAMAGLRVRVVERRKVVGGAAVTEEFHPGFRNSVAAYTVSLLNPQVIRDLKLTEQGLRIVERRAQNFLPAPDGSYLLTGEGRTKASVERLSAHDAGALDGFSRELEDIADVLRQFVLRAPPNLVDGFGTAAIREGVNAWKTANILRGLTLEQSRSLLDLFTRSAGEMLDERFEHDLVKALFGFDAIVGNYASPYAAGSAYVMLHHAFGEVNGKKGVWGHAIGGMGAITQAMARAARERGVVIDTDAGVREVIVERDRAVGIVLENGETIRAKYVAANVNPKLLYSRLIAAEALPADFLARIRHWKNGSGTFRMNVALDRLPSFTALPGEGDHLSSGIILAPSLDYMDRAYLDARAEGWSRSPVVEMLIPSTLDDTLAPAGRHVASLFCQHVAPELPDGKSWDDHRDEVADLMIATVDSYAPGFAASVLGRQVLSPLDLERQFGLLGGDIFHGALTLNQLFSARPMLGHADYRGPLKGLYHCGSGAHPGGGVTGAPGHNAAQAILRDHRSLFGSRG